The following nucleotide sequence is from Ahniella affigens.
CTCACACGGTCCATTGCATGCGTGACCACGATCGACTCCGAGGACTGCAACACATAGCCGTCCACACCGGATTCGATTGCGTCCAATACGGTGTCTGTATCGTCTGCCGTGGCAAACGCCAGCACCAAGGCTTGCGGATAAAGGCCTCGAACTAGTGGCAGCAGACTGGTGCCTCGACCATCCGGCAGTTTTGGGTTGAGCAGCAGCAGATCAAAAGGTTGCTTCACCATGATTCGCGCCGTGACAAGATCTGGTGCCGTCCACGCAAGGTAGTAGGCCTTGTCGTCCGCCAGCATGTCAGAAATGCGTTGCCGCACCTCTGACTGATGGTCGACGATCGCTACGGAGCAACGGAAAGACGCTTGGATCGGCTTCATGGACCTTGCTTGATGCCAACGATCATCGGTAGGCACCGCGGGCGGGCGGCACCGCCACACGTCTGTGCCCCAGCGCTATTCAAAGCTATCTGAGAATAGTGTGTTTGACTGGGTGCGCAGATCACCCAAGCCCGCGCGAGCGCGCATGCGTTTCCAGGGACCGAGTTGGGCGGGCTCCGTCGGTGCCGTGATGCCTGCTGCGGTGATGCCCATCGGCGCATAGATCATCCGCGCACGCCAGTGATAGGGCGTGTCTGCGTTGAGTGCATCCGGCATCACGAGTACCAGAGCCCCAGCACTAGAGCTCGTCAGATCGGTCCACTCGGGCGTCGTCGTGGTCAAACAACTGTTGTTGCCAAACGCCGTACCATTGGGACACAGCTCGACGCGCATTTTGACGCGCTGGCGGCCAATCGGTGACTGCGCCAATGCTGCGATCAGCGTCCCGCTCGGGGAGGTCGTGTCGCCTTCGAAGTCGAATGGTGCCACCGCACTTCGGAACTGTTGCGGGCTGCCGTCCCGGCCAGCCCCATTGGGAATGGCAACATGGATGGCGCCAGACGCGGACGCCGTCGACACGGCACCGACCACCACTTCGGCAAAGCCATCGCCATTGAGGTCGGCCAGGGCTCCGGTCTGCCCGAAGCGGGTGTCCGGATCAGCGGACAGGACGGTCTCTGAATTGGTCAGGAGGCCGGTGGCACTGCCGCGATACCAACGCGCTGAATCGCTCGAACCGACCGGCGAACCGACCAACACATCGGCGAAGCCGTCGGCGTCGATGTCGCCACCGCCGGCCACAAAGAAGCCGTACTCCAAGCTAGTGTTCCCAAAGATGGTCTGAACGTCACCCGGCCCATCCATCAATCCAGAGCTTGAACCGCGATAGAGGCGGATGGCTCCCGATTGACTGCCGTTCACCTCATTGGGGCAACCTACGACCAAGTCAGAGTAGCCATCGCCATTGATGTCGCCGGCAGAGGCCAGACCAACCGAGCAGCGTGCGCCATTTATGGTCGACGGCGCAATCTGCTTATCGCTGGTCGTGTCAAAGTTCTCCCCGCCGTGGTAGATCATGACGCGCCCTCGACCCGTGCTTGGGTCGTCGCGCATGCCCACCGCAAGATCTGCAAATCCATCGCCATTGACATCGCCAGCGCCAGCGATGCGCCAGCCGAACAGCCCCGCCGTCGTGTTCATGAGAATCTGCCGATCGGCGGTACCAGACACGCCTGATGCCTTGCCGAACCAGATGAATGCCGCGCCACTCTCGGTGACGCCGGCGTTGAGATCATAGTTGAGTGCACCGACACCTAAGTCGACAATCCCGTCGCCGTTCAGGTCACCGACATTCGCAACCGCCAACCCAAACCCGGCACCGATCTGCGCAACGCTGACCACATGATCAGCGGTGGTGTTGAACGCACCGGTACCGCCATTGAAGATGCGCACTTGTCCGCCACTGCCAACCATGTTCGGTGCGCCAACTGCGACATCGCCATAACCATCGCCATTGAAGTCACCCACGGCGACCGAGGCACCAAACGCCTCGCCGACACCACTGTTGCTCACGACACCATCAGCAGTGGTATTGAAACCGCCGGCCGCGCCGTAATAGAGATCGATTCGGCCGCTATCAGCCGTTGCTCCGTTCAGATCATAACCGGGACTGCCCACGGCCAAGTCGGCGAGCCCATCGCCATTGATGTCGCCAGTCGCCATGTTGTGACCGAACTGCCCATTGGCTTGAGGTCCGTTGATCGAGCTGGTCAAGTTGGGCGACAGACGACGATCGGACTGCACCATGTAGAGCGCACCCTGGCGAGCACGTCCACCTACCGTTTCTTCCGGCGCACCGACAAACAGCTCAGGAAAACCATTGCCGTTGAAGTCGACAAAAGCCAACGAGCTGCCAAGTCTGCCGCCTGTCGTGGTGCTGGATAGACCGCGAATTTGATACCTGTCCGTGGTCAAACCTGTGCCAGAACCACGCACCACATGCACTGTGCCGAACTCGTTGATTGCATAGTCCGTGGCATTCGGCGAACCAATCGCCAGATCGGCGTAGCCATCACCGTTGCTGTCACCGATGGCGAGCGACGCTCCAAACAGGCTACCTGCGACATCGGACTGGAGGATCGTATCGACCACCGCATTGGCAGTGGCCGTGGTCGCGCCATGAAACACAAATACAGCGCCTTCGTTGGTTTGCCCATTGTCGTACAAGGGTGCGCCGATGCTGACGTCTGAGAAACCATCGCCGTTTACATCGCCCAAACCAGCAAACGCTCGACCCAGGTTGAGATCGGCGACATTGCCTTCGAACGTCAGATCAGCCGTGGTATCGAAACTGCCTGCACCGCCGTAGTAGAGCAAGGCCGCGCCTTCAAGACTCTGACCCGCCGTGAATCTCGGTACGCCCACCACAAAATCAGACCGACCATCGCCATTGAAATCGCCACCGCCGGAAATCATTGATCCGTATTGGCTGTCAGGCGCAGTCGGAGACATCGTGGCATCGGCCGTCGTGTCGAACGTTGTACCGCTGCCGCCAAAATAGACTCGAACCTGGCCGGCATCCACGCGCGCCGCGCCATCATCATGCAGCGGCGCGCCGACAGCGAGGTCAGCGTAGCCATCGCCGTTAACATCCCCGATACCGGCCACCGCCATGCCGAACTGACTTCCCGCTTGACCGGCACCAGTCAACTGCGCCGCGAGTGTCCAAGGCGTCGGCACAACGGATGATTTTCCGAAGTAGACATATGCACGACCAACGTCCTGAGTCGCCCCGTTGTCCCAGAGCGGCGCACCCACGATGAAGTCGTCAAAACCATCGCCGTTCAAGTCCCCCGCACCCGACACACTGGTACCAAATCGTTCGCTGGCCGAGGTCCCGTATTCAACGAAGATCGGACCTGGACTATTCGAGGTACCAGTACCGAAATACACCGCCACGGCGCCGCGATTGACTGCGGTGCCCCCGGCACTCTCCCCTGGCAGGCCCAGCGCAAAATCGAGGAAACCATCACCGTTGACATCGCCCAGCGGCGTCATGGAATAGCCGTGCTCCGCATTCGCCAGCGGCAAAGTTGTCTGACGCGAATCGGCAATGCCAGTCGCATAGCTGGCATGCGTATCCCATGACATCCCGACGGTCAGCACACCCGTGATCAGGGCCGATGAGAGAAGTAGTAAACGACTAGTCTGAGTGTTGTGCACCGCTTTGGCCCTCTAGCACCCGGCTGGGCGCGTATAGGACCGTATTGTTCAAGAGCTTCTTCGTCACCGAATCACAGACACCAAGTCACAGCGGGGTCACATGCACGTGTGATGAGCAACTCGTGTCATGTCCCGTAAACAACTCGAATAGATGTCTCGACTTTCAAGTTATCTGCAGGACACAACGCGGCGTCATCACGTATTCACGGTTTCACATCGCGCCCGGCAGCGGTTGATCGCAAGCCTGCCAAGGAACCTCTGAACAAGTTCAGAGGCACTGCGGGCCAGGGATGGCCCGCCCAGAATCGAGCACGGAAGTGCTTGATTCTGGAGCACTGAGTCCGGACATGTGCCGGACTCAATGCGGGTCTGAAAGTCCAGGATGGACTGATTCAAACCCTTCCCAGGCGCGTAGAACCTCAGTACTGCCAGGTCACATTGACATTGCCGACACCCGAGGCTGGCGTGGTCACGACATGATTCGCACCGGCCTCCCAGGTCACCGTGCCATCCGCCTTGATCCGAATGAACTTGAACTCGATCGATTTGCCTGCAGGCACGCCGACCGTCAGCCACCAATTCGGATACGTGGTCGGCGTCGTCAGCATCGCGCCCACCGCAACCGCCTTGTTCGTCGACCAATTACCAAGCTCAATCGTATTACCCGTGAGGTAGATGTTGTCGCCCGGGTTGGTCGGCGCCGCGTTGTTGATGGTGAACGTGACGGGCACCAGCTTCGCCTGATAGACATTGAAATTGAACGCGTTCGACGCGGTGCCGCTGCCACTGCGTGTTACGGTCACTGCGTAAGTGCCCTGAGTGACCGCGGGCACGGTCGCAATGATCTCCTGGTCCGACCAGGACGTGATGGTCGCGACCGTCGTACCAAACTTGACGCTGCCCGTCGCCGCACCAAAGCCCTGGCCGGTGATCGACACCTTCACGCCAGGTTGGGCATGCGTCGGCGTAACATTGCCCAGTTGCGCCGAACTGGTGCTGGGATCCGTCTGCCACACTGAAATGCTGTTGGCAGGCAAGGTCAGACTGGCCGCCTGAAAGCCGCCCGCAACCGCCGTTGACGATACGAGACTCTGGCCGCTGACAAGACCGGTCAGATAGTCGCTGTAAGTCCCAATTGGCAATGACGTCACGAGTCCACTCACCGCCTGACTGGCGTTGGCCTTGTTGATCGCCACCACGACGACACTGTTGTAGAACTTGCGCTCGAAGATGTACGTGTTGGCATTGATCCAGCGCTGCTGCGTCGAACCATAGGCCAAAGCTTCGTTCGCCCCGCGGAGGGTCGACAGTTTCTTGATCAGGTTGAACGCCGTCGTGGTTTCGTTGAAGGCCGGCATCTTGCGCCGGTTATCCGGATCGTCGCCACCTTGCAGATACTGCTCCGTTCCGTAATAGATGCACGGAATGCCGCGTGCGGTCAGCACGAACGCCAGGGCCGCATGCAGATGCTGCTGATCCTGCGCGCTGGTATCAACGGTCAGGAACCGCTTTCGATCATGGTTATCGACAAAGTTGACCAGATCGTTCTGATACGCAAAGTCAGTCTGCTGCTGATTGATCACGCCATCGAGCGCCGTGAACGAACCACCTTGGCCGAACACACTGTTGATGGTCGTGAATAGTGGGAAATTCAGTTCGGCAATGCCGCTCTTGTTGGTGAATTTCAACAAGTCGCCATACAGCGGGTTGCCGGAGTCGTCCGCCACCCACTCGCCAAAGATGAAGCTCTTCTTGTTCGTATAGATGTGATTGGCCAGCGTGTATTGCCAACCCCAGTTCACATGCTTGGTCGCGTCAATCCGAAACCCATCGACGCCATGCGTCTGCAAATTCTGGACCGACAACTTCAACAGATTGTCGACGGTCGCATTGGTTTGATTCAGGTCGGACAGATCATAGATCGTGTAGTACTGCGTCTCGTAAGGCGAGTCCCATTGCGCGCCGCCCATGTTCGGACCAGTCTGAAAGAAGTTGGCCGGATTGGTCGTGTAGTTCGCCTGGAACACGCCATTCTTGTTCAGCGTGCCGTTGTCGCCCGAGCCGCGCACGTTCGAGTGGTTCGGCGCGAAGTCAACGATGACCTTGATGCCGTTGCTGTGCGCCGTCGTGACGAAGTTGTCGAACGGCGTCCAGGATTGCGCGGCATCGGTGAAGTGCTCGTCTGGTCGCTCGGTGTCGCGCATCTCATAGCCGTGGTACGGCGCGGTCGAACCAGCAAGCGCGAGCAGATTGCGATTGTCCAGCGGCGAGGTCACCCAGATCGCGGTGACGCCCATGTTCTTCAGGTACGGGATCTTGGCCTGCAAGCCTTGGAAGTCACCACCCAAGTATTTCTGCAGATTGGTGCCCGTACTGTCGAACAACGGGTCGCTGGCATAGTTATTCGCGGTGCTGCCATCGAAGAACCGATCGACAAATACTTGATAGATCACGTCGCGGTTGTAGCCAGGCCGCAGCGCCTGCGCATCCACCGCACCCGTTCCGATAACTACCAAGGCAGCAGCCAAGCCAATCGCAGACAAACGACAGCCATTCACGCGCTCTGTCGGCGCGCGTTCTTTAGTGTTTAACATGAGTCCTCCCAATGAATCTGGTATGCGTAGGTCGCTTTTCTGTGCGCGACTTGGTCATCGCTCCCGACGATGGCCGCATTTCACGGCGAACGAAGCCTAGGTTTTGTCACACGGATTCACAATGGCTCTGCAAACGTATTCAACTTCCTGCACGTGATCCGCCGCACGATTCAAAAACGGATTGAACACCAAACGCGGCACACTATCGCTCATGCTGAATCCGAATCCACGCATCCGGGCCGTCCCGTTGTTCGATGACCAGTATTGCTGGGTCATCGACGACGCGTTGCTCGAACCCGAGCGTTGGCGCGACAAAGCGATCCAACACGAACGCGATTTTCAGCGACTGGGTGTGAACGCCTACCCCGGGCTTGAGCTCAGAATGCCCGACGCAATTGGTGCCGCGTTTTGTGACTACTTTCTGCAACATTTCCGATCCGGGCTCGGCGCACGTCGCTTGATCCGTGGCTACGCCCGACTGGCGCTCGTGACGGATCCACCCGAACGCCTGAGCCCGGTGCAATGGCTGCCGCATCGTGATCGATTTGATCTGCCCGCACACGAACTGGCGGCAGCCTCTGTCCTATATCTGTTTCCTGACGGGCACTTTGGCGGCACCAGTTTCTATCGCCCGAAGCAAGACTTGATCGCGACGCAGCGTCTGCTCATGGACGCCGCGCGACTGCCCGTGTCGGATTTTCAGCAGCGCTATGGGCTGTCTGCCGGCTATATCGGCGATGGCAATGATTGGTTTGAACGGATCGCGGTGATTCCGCCCCGTTTCAACCGGATGATTTGCTACGACGGGGGCTTGTTCCACTGTAGTGACATGCGCCCCACTGACGTTTTGAGCCCCGATCCGACCGTCGGCAGGCTGACCCTGAACGGGTTCTACCTTTGCACGAAACGCCATTCAGTCTAAGGAGGGTCTGAAGAAGTCCATCCTGGACTTTCAGACCCGCAATGAGTCCGGCACGTGTCCGGACTCATTGCCCCAGAACCAAGCACTTGCGTGCTTGATTCTGGGCGGGCCATCCATGGCCCGCATCGCCTCTGAACTTGTTCAGAGCCTCCCTAACGCGATCAGGCGGCCATTATCCGCGCAGATATCTCCAAACGTTCTGTGATCGATCGTAAACGGGCCCTTGACTTGCCAATCGGACCTCCGATAGCTTCGAACCCATGATGAACTTTCAAGCCACCTCAATGAAGTCGATCCGCACTGCAAGCGCAGTGGCGGCTTCCATTGAGCTGGCTGTCAACGCTGCCCTCAACGCAGCGCTTATTATTGTAGTAGTACTTATTACGCCCTCCACGGTGCGGGATGAGTGCTTGACCTGATTTAGCAACAAGAAACCAGGAATCCACGAAAACCCCCGCACCGGCAACGGTAGCGGGGGTTTCGGTTTTCTGGGTTCTGAAAAACCTTAAGGACCGATTGAATGCGTAGTGACACGATCAAAAAGGGACCAGACCGGGCACCTGCTCGCGCGATGTTGCGAGCCACCGGCCGGGACGATGCCGCGATGGCCAAGCCGTTCGTGGCCATCGTGCATCCATGGTCCGACGTGTCGCCGTGCAATTTCACCCTGCGCGCCCTGGCGCAGCATGTGCGCAAAGGCGTCGAGGCCAACGGTGGCACGGCGTTCGAGTTCAATACGATCGCGGTGACCGACGGCATCAGCATGGGCACGCCGGGCATGCGCGCGTCGTTGATCTCGCGGGAATGGATCACCGATTCGATCGAATTGGCGGTGAATGGTCACCATCTCGATGCGATGGTGGTGCTGTGTGGCTGCGACAAGACGATCCCGGCTGCAGCCATGGCGGCGGCGCGCCTGAACATCCCGACCGTGGTGCTGTATGGCGGCACGATCGATCATGGCTTGCATCACGGCAAGCCCATCACGATTCAGGAAGTGTTTGAAGCGGTGGGCGCGCACGCTGCCGGCAAGATCGATGAGAACGAATTGCACGCGGTCGAGAAGGATGCCTGCCCAGGTGCCGGCGCCTGCGGTGGCCAGTTCACCGCGAACACGATGGCGATGATCCTGACCGCGCTCGGTCTGTCGCCGCTCGAAGTGAATGATCTGCCAGCCTTGCACCAAGACAAGAACCAAGCCGCGTTCGATTGCGGCAAGCTGGTCATGGATTGCTATCAACGCGGATTCACGGCTCGCCAAGCATTGACACCAGCAGCGTTCCGCAACGCGATGCGCATGCTGGCGGCGACCGCAGGCTCCACGAACGGCGTGCTGCATCTGCTCGCCATCGCGCACGAAGCGGGTGTGACGCTGGATCTCGCCGACTTTGATCCGATCTCGGCATCCACACCGGTGATCGCCGATCTGAAACCCGGTGGGCGCTATACCGCGGTGGAATTGAGCGCTGCGGGCGGCACGGCACGCGTGGCCAAAGTGTTGAAGGACGGTGGTCTGCTTGAAGATCACCCGACGGTCGAGAACGCGTCGATCTTTGCCGCACTGGATGCCACCGAGTTGGGCGAACAACCAGAGCCCGTCGTGCATCCAATCGCGAGCCCGGTGAAACCGCGCGGCGGATTCGCGATCCTGAGTGGCAACCTCGCGCCGGAAGGTTGCGTCGTGAAACTGGCTGGTCATGGCCGCATGCGCCACGAAGGCCCGGCGCGTGTGTTCAATGGCGAACCCGCCGCATTTGCCGCACTGCAGGCCGGCAAGATTCAAGCTGGCGATGTGGTCGTGATCCGTTATGAAGGCCCCGCCGGCGCGCCCGGCATGCCAGAAATGCTGGGCGTGACCGCCGCGCTGATTGGTCGGGGTCTGGGCAGCGATGTCGCGCTGATCACCGATGGTCGTTTCAGTGGCGCAACGCATGGCCTGATGGTCGGCCATATCTCACCCGAAGCCGCCCGCGGCGGTCCGCTCGGGCAATTGCTGGACGGCGACACCGTGATCATCGATGTCGAGAACCGCCGTCTGGACACAACGGCTGATCTTGGCCCGCGCCCCACCACGCCATTCAACCCGCGCGCCCAGAGTGGCGTGCTTGCCAAATACGCCCGTCTGGTCAGTTCGGCCAGTCGTGGTGCCATCACCGAAGCCTGATCGACCCATCCACCGGAGAACCCCCATGACGTCGCAAAACACCCCACTCAAACAACAGCGCATCGCCGTCATCGGATACGGCAGCCAAGGTCGCGCGCATGCGCTCAACCTGCGTGACTCCGGCTTCAACGTGATCATCGGCGCCCGCCCGAATGGTCCGAGCTTCCAGAAGGCCCGCGCCGATGGCTTCACCGTGACCGATCCGGCGAATGCTGCTGCCGAGGCCGATCTCGTCGCGCTGCTGACGCCCGATATGCAACAGCCACAAGTGTTTGAGGAAGCGATCAAGCCGAATCTGCGTCCCGGCGCGGCCCTGCTGTTTGCCCATGGCTTCAACGTGCACTTCGGGCAGATCAAACCCGAGGCAGTGTGGGACATCATCCTCGTCGCGCCGAAAGGCCCGGGCGCTTTGGTTCGCCGCGAATATGAAGCC
It contains:
- a CDS encoding FG-GAP-like repeat-containing protein; the encoded protein is MSWDTHASYATGIADSRQTTLPLANAEHGYSMTPLGDVNGDGFLDFALGLPGESAGGTAVNRGAVAVYFGTGTSNSPGPIFVEYGTSASERFGTSVSGAGDLNGDGFDDFIVGAPLWDNGATQDVGRAYVYFGKSSVVPTPWTLAAQLTGAGQAGSQFGMAVAGIGDVNGDGYADLAVGAPLHDDGAARVDAGQVRVYFGGSGTTFDTTADATMSPTAPDSQYGSMISGGGDFNGDGRSDFVVGVPRFTAGQSLEGAALLYYGGAGSFDTTADLTFEGNVADLNLGRAFAGLGDVNGDGFSDVSIGAPLYDNGQTNEGAVFVFHGATTATANAVVDTILQSDVAGSLFGASLAIGDSNGDGYADLAIGSPNATDYAINEFGTVHVVRGSGTGLTTDRYQIRGLSSTTTGGRLGSSLAFVDFNGNGFPELFVGAPEETVGGRARQGALYMVQSDRRLSPNLTSSINGPQANGQFGHNMATGDINGDGLADLAVGSPGYDLNGATADSGRIDLYYGAAGGFNTTADGVVSNSGVGEAFGASVAVGDFNGDGYGDVAVGAPNMVGSGGQVRIFNGGTGAFNTTADHVVSVAQIGAGFGLAVANVGDLNGDGIVDLGVGALNYDLNAGVTESGAAFIWFGKASGVSGTADRQILMNTTAGLFGWRIAGAGDVNGDGFADLAVGMRDDPSTGRGRVMIYHGGENFDTTSDKQIAPSTINGARCSVGLASAGDINGDGYSDLVVGCPNEVNGSQSGAIRLYRGSSSGLMDGPGDVQTIFGNTSLEYGFFVAGGGDIDADGFADVLVGSPVGSSDSARWYRGSATGLLTNSETVLSADPDTRFGQTGALADLNGDGFAEVVVGAVSTASASGAIHVAIPNGAGRDGSPQQFRSAVAPFDFEGDTTSPSGTLIAALAQSPIGRQRVKMRVELCPNGTAFGNNSCLTTTTPEWTDLTSSSAGALVLVMPDALNADTPYHWRARMIYAPMGITAAGITAPTEPAQLGPWKRMRARAGLGDLRTQSNTLFSDSFE
- a CDS encoding LuxR C-terminal-related transcriptional regulator; this translates as MLADDKAYYLAWTAPDLVTARIMVKQPFDLLLLNPKLPDGRGTSLLPLVRGLYPQALVLAFATADDTDTVLDAIESGVDGYVLQSSESIVVTHAMDRVRQGESPVSPSVVGHLCARLRRREPDDEIQLTRRQRDVLQAFARGATYRAAAESLQMTPNTLSHHVKNLYRRLGVRSRGEAVAVAMQRRLIKLSC
- a CDS encoding dihydroxy-acid dehydratase — its product is MRSDTIKKGPDRAPARAMLRATGRDDAAMAKPFVAIVHPWSDVSPCNFTLRALAQHVRKGVEANGGTAFEFNTIAVTDGISMGTPGMRASLISREWITDSIELAVNGHHLDAMVVLCGCDKTIPAAAMAAARLNIPTVVLYGGTIDHGLHHGKPITIQEVFEAVGAHAAGKIDENELHAVEKDACPGAGACGGQFTANTMAMILTALGLSPLEVNDLPALHQDKNQAAFDCGKLVMDCYQRGFTARQALTPAAFRNAMRMLAATAGSTNGVLHLLAIAHEAGVTLDLADFDPISASTPVIADLKPGGRYTAVELSAAGGTARVAKVLKDGGLLEDHPTVENASIFAALDATELGEQPEPVVHPIASPVKPRGGFAILSGNLAPEGCVVKLAGHGRMRHEGPARVFNGEPAAFAALQAGKIQAGDVVVIRYEGPAGAPGMPEMLGVTAALIGRGLGSDVALITDGRFSGATHGLMVGHISPEAARGGPLGQLLDGDTVIIDVENRRLDTTADLGPRPTTPFNPRAQSGVLAKYARLVSSASRGAITEA
- a CDS encoding alpha-amylase family glycosyl hydrolase; its protein translation is MLNTKERAPTERVNGCRLSAIGLAAALVVIGTGAVDAQALRPGYNRDVIYQVFVDRFFDGSTANNYASDPLFDSTGTNLQKYLGGDFQGLQAKIPYLKNMGVTAIWVTSPLDNRNLLALAGSTAPYHGYEMRDTERPDEHFTDAAQSWTPFDNFVTTAHSNGIKVIVDFAPNHSNVRGSGDNGTLNKNGVFQANYTTNPANFFQTGPNMGGAQWDSPYETQYYTIYDLSDLNQTNATVDNLLKLSVQNLQTHGVDGFRIDATKHVNWGWQYTLANHIYTNKKSFIFGEWVADDSGNPLYGDLLKFTNKSGIAELNFPLFTTINSVFGQGGSFTALDGVINQQQTDFAYQNDLVNFVDNHDRKRFLTVDTSAQDQQHLHAALAFVLTARGIPCIYYGTEQYLQGGDDPDNRRKMPAFNETTTAFNLIKKLSTLRGANEALAYGSTQQRWINANTYIFERKFYNSVVVVAINKANASQAVSGLVTSLPIGTYSDYLTGLVSGQSLVSSTAVAGGFQAASLTLPANSISVWQTDPSTSSAQLGNVTPTHAQPGVKVSITGQGFGAATGSVKFGTTVATITSWSDQEIIATVPAVTQGTYAVTVTRSGSGTASNAFNFNVYQAKLVPVTFTINNAAPTNPGDNIYLTGNTIELGNWSTNKAVAVGAMLTTPTTYPNWWLTVGVPAGKSIEFKFIRIKADGTVTWEAGANHVVTTPASGVGNVNVTWQY
- a CDS encoding DUF6445 family protein, producing MNTKRGTLSLMLNPNPRIRAVPLFDDQYCWVIDDALLEPERWRDKAIQHERDFQRLGVNAYPGLELRMPDAIGAAFCDYFLQHFRSGLGARRLIRGYARLALVTDPPERLSPVQWLPHRDRFDLPAHELAAASVLYLFPDGHFGGTSFYRPKQDLIATQRLLMDAARLPVSDFQQRYGLSAGYIGDGNDWFERIAVIPPRFNRMICYDGGLFHCSDMRPTDVLSPDPTVGRLTLNGFYLCTKRHSV